The genomic segment CCGGACCAGTCGTGCTGCCGGCTCCAGGCCAGCAGCAGCAGGTGGCTCTGGTCATCCATCCACTGCTCGAGCTGGGACGGGGAGCGGCGGTGCTGGAGGACCTCCACCATGCCCCGCGCCATGGCCCCCACCAGCTGCCTGGCCTGTTCGTTGCCGTCGCTGCCGCCGATCGTGGCCGGATCTCGGGGGTGTGGCTCGTCGGGCCCCGCCAGCCATGGCAGCTGCCCCTGCAGCGTGTCGGGGGCCGGCGCCAGGGGAAGATCGGGGGCCACCAGACGCACCGGGAGGCCGTGGAGGCTGAATGCAACGGGTCTGTCCATGGCTCACAAGCCTCGGGCCCACAGGTCCGGCCGCCAAGAGGTGACGCGAAATCTGTGGACAACTACTGTGGGCGCCATGAGTGGTGTTCTGGTCTTCGTCCCCTGCAGCCCCGAGCGGGCTCTCGCCCTGAGCGACGGCGAGTCCTTCGCCAGCTGCCAGGCCTTCGCCGTCACCCCCTCACTGCTGCGCGCCCTCGACCTCACCCCGGCCGATGACGAGGACGCCGAGTACGGGTGCATGCTGCT from the Luteococcus japonicus genome contains:
- a CDS encoding Rv3235 family protein yields the protein MDRPVAFSLHGLPVRLVAPDLPLAPAPDTLQGQLPWLAGPDEPHPRDPATIGGSDGNEQARQLVGAMARGMVEVLQHRRSPSQLEQWMDDQSHLLLLAWSRQHDWSGAQLASVHACRVATRAVEGSVQLRQAGRVFAVLLRLEHAYGRWLVTVFDVISPPAVGSAVA